ACTGAGCAAGATAAGCAGGATTGGCGAGACTGTATTCGTCTAACGCGTGAAATCCTCAACCAACCTGCAATGGATGCGTTCCGCGGCGAGGAGATCCAACCGGGTCTTAACATCACTAGCGATGAAGCGATTGATGAGTGGGTGAAGCAAAACGTGGAAAGTGCTTACCACCCATCGTGTAGCTGCAAAATGGGCGCAGACAATGACCCAATGGCAGTTCTAAATGAAGCCTGTCAAGTGCGCGGCATTGAAGGCTTGCGTGTGGTGGATTCATCCATCTTCCCAACAATTCCGAATGGCAACTTAAACGCACCAACCATCATGGTCGCAGAGCGTGCCGCGGACATGATCTTGGGGAACGTACTCGAAGAATCAAATAACACACCAGTTTGGATTGCTCCGAACTGGCAAGAGACGCAAAGAATGCGTCCGCCGAAAAGAGACTTAAGCTCAATCTCATAAAGTCAGTAATCATTACAAGGAATTTAAACATGTCTACGATGACAAAAATCTTTTCATCTATCGCGCTGAGTGCAGTGGCGACAGGTGCTTACGCTAACCAATGTGAAACTGTTCGATTTGCCGATGTAGGCTGGACAGACATTACTGCAACCACAGCTGTTACCTCTGAACTGCTAAAAGGCTTGGGCTACAAAACCAAGATCGATCTGCTGTCTGTACCTGTGACGTACTCTTCAATGGCAAACGGCGACATTGACGTATTCCTAGGCAACTGGATGCCAACCATGGAAGGCGATATTGCCAAATACCGTGAAGCTAGCACAGTGGAAACCGTTCGCGCAAACCTAGAGGGCGCGAAATACACACTAGCAGTGCCAAAGTATGTGTACGACGCGGGCGTGAAAAGCTTTGCTGACTTGGCAAAACATGCTGACAAGTTTAAAGACCGCATCTACGGCATTGAGCCGGGTAACGATGGCAACCGCCTGATTCAAGATATGATCGACAGTGATGCATTCGGTTTGAAAGACTTCAGCCTAGTGGAATCAAGTGAAGCAGGCATGGTGTCTCAGGTGTCTCGCGCAGTGCGCCGTAACCAGTGGATCGTTTACCTAGGTTGGGCTCCGCACCCAATGAACAGCAATGTTGAGATGGAATACCTATCTGGCGGCGACGACTTCTTTGGTCCTAACTATGGTGGTGCGAATGTCTACACCAACGTGCGCCAAGATTACCTATCTGAGTGTCAAAACGTAGGTCAACTGCTTAAGAATCTAGAGTTCAGCCTAGAGATGGAAAACCAGTTGATGGAAGCGGTTCTGAACCAAAAACAGAAGCCAGCGAAAGCAGCACAAGAATGGTTGAATGCCAACCCACAACAATTTGAAGCATGGCTAGAAGGCGTGAAGACGCTGGATGGT
This portion of the Vibrio hyugaensis genome encodes:
- a CDS encoding choline ABC transporter substrate-binding protein; translated protein: MSTMTKIFSSIALSAVATGAYANQCETVRFADVGWTDITATTAVTSELLKGLGYKTKIDLLSVPVTYSSMANGDIDVFLGNWMPTMEGDIAKYREASTVETVRANLEGAKYTLAVPKYVYDAGVKSFADLAKHADKFKDRIYGIEPGNDGNRLIQDMIDSDAFGLKDFSLVESSEAGMVSQVSRAVRRNQWIVYLGWAPHPMNSNVEMEYLSGGDDFFGPNYGGANVYTNVRQDYLSECQNVGQLLKNLEFSLEMENQLMEAVLNQKQKPAKAAQEWLNANPQQFEAWLEGVKTLDGKDAKQAITSYLKTNA